The following are encoded in a window of Salvelinus sp. IW2-2015 unplaced genomic scaffold, ASM291031v2 Un_scaffold83, whole genome shotgun sequence genomic DNA:
- the LOC112068083 gene encoding platelet-activating factor receptor, with protein sequence MGIKEDLVVTTAVNFVGNGNFLDSAFRYTLFPVFYGVVFILGLIANSYVLFVLWRLRDAKALNEICIYMANLTVADLLFVCSLPVWIGYYHHGGVWLYGEFLCRVTGVFFFINTYCSVLFLTAISINRYWAITRPLNAASSDHWCRGVVVTAVIWVVTLSMSVPYLLKTGIQKDERNVSRCFEGYHLETDGEKRLVAATHLIIVGCFVLVFFLVVVCNLLIARALLAQSLTQARGSSSSKPRGVKGRALQMLCAVVGVFVVCFLPHHMVQGPWTLAVLEIKEGWGSTEWNQKTRQWLNDAHQVTLMLMGLNCLLDPVVYCFATRRFHMYIKDHLKKVGMGRGCSETAITHISIVECKNVSQGLHREQLNN encoded by the coding sequence ATGGGGATAAAAGAGGACTTAGTAGTGACCACGGCTGTGAACTTTGTCGGGAACGGAAACTTTCTGGACTCGGCGTTCCGCTACACCCTCTTCCCAGTGTTCTACGGTGTTGTGTTCATCCTTGGGCTGATAGCCAATAGTTACGTGCTGTTCGTGTTGTGGCGCCTGCGCGATGCCAAGGCCTTGAACGAGATCTGCATCTACATGGCCAACCTGACTGTGGCCGACCTCCTCTTCGTGTGCTCCCTCCCCGTCTGGATTGGCTACTACCATCACGGTGGCGTCTGGCTCTACGGCGAATTCCTGTGCCGTGTCACCGGCGTGTTCTTCTTCATCAACACCTACTGCTCCGTCCTCTTCCTCACTGCCATCAGTATCAACCGCTACTGGGCCATCACGCGCCCGCTGAACGCCGCCTCGTCCGACCATTGGTGCCGTGGGGTGGTCGTCACAGCGGTCATCTGGGTGGTCACTCTGTCCATGTCTGTGCCATACCTCTTGAAGACGGGCATCCAGAAGGACGAGCGCAACGTGTCGCGATGCTTTGAGGGCTACCACCTTGAGACAGATGGCGAGAAGCGGCTGGTGGCCGCAACCCACCTTATCATTGTGGGGTGCTTCGTCTTGGTCTTCTTCCTCGTCGTAGTGTGTAATCTGCTAATCGCCCGGGCGTTACTAGCCCAGTCCCTTACCCAGGCTCGGGGCTCCAGTTCCTCCAAACCCCGGGGGGTGAAGGGCCGGGCCCTGCAGATGCTGTGCGCTGTGGTGGGGGTGTTCGTGGTGTGCTTCCTCCCCCACCACATGGTCCAGGGCCCCTGGACCCTGGCTGTGCTGGAGATCAAGGAGGGCTGGGGCAGCACGGAATGGAACCAGAAGACCAGGCAGTGGTTGAACGACGCCCACCAGGTCACCCTGATGCTGATGGGGCTCAACTGCCTCTTAGATCCCGTGGTGTACTGCTTCGCCACCAGGAGGTTCCACATGTATATCAAGGACCATCTGAAAAAGGTGGGGATGGGCAGAGGCTGCTCGGAAACAGCCATCACACACATCTCTATAGTGGAATGCAAGAATGTGAGCCAGGGGCTCCATCGTGAACAGCTCAATAATTAA